From the genome of Ralstonia pickettii, one region includes:
- a CDS encoding indolepyruvate ferredoxin oxidoreductase family protein, producing the protein MNAPLNDALRRALETVSLDDKYTLERGRIYISGTQALVRLPMLQQERDRAAGLNTAGFISGYRGSPLGALDQALWKAKKHLAGHNIVFQAGLNEDLAATAVWGSQQVNLYPNAKFSGVFGMWYGKGPGVDRTIDVFKHANSAGSSAHGGVLVLAGDDHAAKSSTLAHQSEHVFKAAGIPVLYPSNVQEYLDYGLHGWAMSRYSGLWVSMKCVTDVVESSASVDVDPHRAQIILPEDFVMPQGGLNIRWPDPPLVQEARLLDYKWYAGLSYVRANKLDRVVLDSPQARFGIMTAGKAYLDVRQALVDLGLDEDTCRRIGIRLYKVGCVWPLEAHGARAFAEGLQEILVVEEKRQILEYQLKEELYNYRDDVRPRVYGKFDERDNAGGEWSVPMANWLLPAHYELSPALIARAIATRLEKFELPSDVRARIASRIAIIDAKEKALAKPRVTAERKPWFCSGCPHNTSTNVPEGSRALAGIGCHYMTVWMDRRTDTFSQMGGEGVAWIGQMPFSGDQHVFANLGDGTYYHSGLLAIRASIAAKVNITYKILYNDAVAMTGGQPVDGPLSVPQIAAQVYAEGTSRIVIVTDEPEKYNAAIKLPEGVTVHHRDRLDAIQRELREVQGTSVLIYDQTCATEKRRRRKRGTMVDPARRAFINDAVCEGCGDCSVKSNCLSVEPLETELGTKRKINQSSCNKDFSCVNGFCPSFVTAEGAQVRKPESHGVSMEGLPLLPHPELPAIQRAYGVLVTGVGGTGVVTIGGLLGMAAHIEGKGVTVLDMAGLAQKGGAVLSHVQIGERPDSIHATRIAMGEADLVIGCDAIVSASDEVLSKVQHGQTRAIINSTASPTADFIKNPNWRFPGSSAEADIRAAVGDACAFEDANTLAVRLLGDAIFTNPLVLGFAWQKGWVPLTHDALIRAIELNGVAVEKNKTAFEWGRHLAQDRDAVLKLAGDAPRAKADVIALPSLDTLIARRVDLLTAYQNAAYAAEFRAVVERVRAAEAAVVGAGQPLALTEAVVRNLSKLMAYKDEYEVARLYTDPAFLDKLRAQFEGEPGRDYQLNFWLAPPMTAKRDEKGHLVKQRFGPNTMRIFKVLAKLKGLRGTALDIFGKTEERRTERALIGEYRALVDELVKGLTAQKLAQAVELARLPEDIRGFGHVKEANLAAARIRWNKLLAQWRDPAAAQQAA; encoded by the coding sequence ATGAATGCCCCTCTGAACGACGCGCTACGCCGCGCGCTCGAAACTGTTTCCCTGGACGACAAGTACACGCTCGAGCGTGGCCGCATCTACATCAGCGGCACGCAGGCACTGGTGCGTCTGCCGATGCTGCAACAGGAGCGCGACCGCGCCGCTGGGCTGAACACGGCGGGCTTCATCTCCGGCTACCGCGGTTCGCCGCTGGGTGCGCTGGACCAGGCCTTGTGGAAGGCCAAGAAGCATCTGGCCGGCCACAACATCGTCTTCCAGGCGGGGCTCAACGAAGACCTGGCCGCCACGGCGGTCTGGGGCTCGCAGCAGGTCAATCTGTATCCGAACGCCAAGTTCAGCGGCGTGTTCGGCATGTGGTACGGCAAGGGGCCGGGCGTGGACCGCACGATCGACGTGTTCAAGCACGCCAACTCGGCGGGCTCGTCCGCGCATGGCGGCGTGCTGGTACTGGCAGGCGATGACCACGCCGCCAAGTCGTCCACGCTGGCGCACCAGTCCGAGCACGTCTTCAAGGCGGCCGGCATTCCGGTGCTGTATCCGTCCAACGTGCAGGAATACCTCGACTACGGCCTGCATGGCTGGGCAATGAGCCGCTACTCTGGCCTGTGGGTCTCGATGAAGTGCGTGACGGACGTGGTGGAATCGTCGGCTTCGGTCGACGTCGATCCGCACCGCGCGCAGATCATCCTGCCCGAAGATTTCGTCATGCCGCAGGGCGGCCTGAACATCCGCTGGCCCGATCCGCCGCTGGTGCAGGAAGCGCGCCTGCTCGACTACAAGTGGTACGCCGGTCTGTCGTACGTGCGGGCCAACAAGCTGGACCGCGTGGTGCTCGATTCGCCGCAGGCGCGCTTCGGCATCATGACCGCCGGCAAGGCGTATCTGGACGTGCGCCAGGCGCTGGTCGATCTCGGCCTGGATGAGGACACCTGCCGCCGCATCGGCATCCGCCTGTACAAGGTCGGTTGCGTGTGGCCGCTGGAAGCGCACGGCGCGCGTGCGTTTGCGGAGGGGCTGCAAGAGATTCTGGTGGTGGAAGAAAAGCGCCAGATCCTGGAATACCAGCTCAAGGAAGAGCTGTACAACTACCGCGACGACGTGCGTCCGCGCGTGTACGGCAAGTTTGACGAGCGCGACAACGCCGGCGGCGAATGGTCGGTGCCGATGGCCAACTGGCTGCTGCCGGCGCATTACGAGCTGTCGCCTGCGCTGATCGCCCGCGCCATCGCCACGCGCCTGGAAAAGTTCGAGCTGCCGTCGGACGTGCGCGCACGCATCGCTTCGCGCATCGCCATCATCGACGCCAAAGAGAAGGCGCTCGCCAAGCCGCGCGTTACCGCCGAGCGCAAGCCGTGGTTCTGCTCGGGCTGCCCGCACAACACGTCGACCAACGTGCCGGAAGGCTCGCGCGCGCTGGCCGGCATCGGCTGCCACTACATGACCGTGTGGATGGATCGCCGCACCGACACCTTCAGCCAGATGGGCGGCGAAGGCGTGGCGTGGATCGGTCAGATGCCGTTTTCGGGCGACCAGCACGTGTTCGCCAACCTCGGCGACGGAACGTATTACCACTCCGGCCTGCTGGCGATTCGGGCCTCCATCGCGGCCAAGGTGAACATCACCTACAAGATCCTCTACAACGACGCCGTGGCCATGACGGGCGGCCAGCCGGTCGACGGCCCGCTGTCGGTGCCGCAGATTGCCGCGCAGGTCTACGCCGAAGGCACGTCGCGCATCGTCATCGTCACGGACGAGCCGGAGAAGTACAACGCCGCCATCAAGCTGCCCGAAGGCGTAACGGTGCACCACCGTGATCGCCTTGACGCCATTCAGCGCGAGCTGCGCGAGGTGCAAGGCACCAGCGTGTTGATCTACGACCAGACCTGCGCGACGGAAAAGCGCCGCCGCCGCAAGCGCGGCACGATGGTTGATCCGGCCCGCCGCGCGTTCATCAACGACGCCGTGTGCGAAGGCTGCGGCGATTGCTCGGTCAAGTCGAACTGCCTGTCGGTCGAGCCGCTGGAAACGGAGCTGGGCACGAAGCGCAAGATCAACCAGTCGTCCTGTAACAAGGATTTCTCGTGCGTGAACGGCTTCTGCCCGAGCTTCGTAACGGCCGAGGGCGCGCAGGTGCGCAAGCCGGAATCCCACGGCGTGTCGATGGAAGGCTTGCCGCTGCTGCCGCATCCTGAGCTGCCCGCCATCCAGCGCGCGTACGGCGTGCTGGTGACCGGCGTGGGCGGCACGGGCGTGGTGACGATCGGCGGCCTGCTCGGCATGGCCGCGCACATCGAAGGCAAGGGCGTGACCGTGCTCGACATGGCGGGCCTGGCGCAGAAAGGCGGCGCCGTGCTCTCGCACGTGCAGATCGGCGAGCGCCCCGATTCGATCCACGCCACGCGCATCGCCATGGGCGAGGCGGACCTCGTGATCGGCTGCGACGCGATTGTCTCGGCGTCGGATGAAGTGCTGTCGAAGGTGCAGCACGGTCAGACGCGCGCCATCATCAACAGCACGGCATCACCCACGGCCGACTTCATCAAGAACCCGAACTGGCGCTTCCCGGGCAGCTCGGCAGAGGCGGACATCCGCGCGGCCGTCGGCGACGCCTGCGCGTTTGAAGACGCCAACACGCTGGCCGTGCGCCTGCTGGGCGACGCCATCTTCACCAACCCGCTGGTGCTCGGCTTCGCGTGGCAAAAAGGCTGGGTTCCGCTGACGCACGACGCGCTCATCCGCGCGATCGAACTCAACGGCGTGGCCGTCGAGAAGAACAAGACCGCGTTCGAATGGGGCCGCCACCTTGCTCAGGACCGCGACGCGGTGCTCAAGCTCGCCGGCGATGCGCCCCGTGCCAAGGCCGACGTCATCGCCCTGCCCTCGCTCGACACGCTGATCGCCCGCCGCGTCGACCTGCTGACCGCCTACCAGAATGCTGCATATGCCGCTGAATTCCGCGCGGTGGTGGAGCGCGTGCGTGCAGCAGAAGCCGCCGTGGTGGGTGCCGGCCAGCCGCTGGCGCTGACGGAAGCCGTGGTGCGCAATCTGTCGAAGCTGATGGCGTACAAGGACGAATACGAAGTCGCCCGCCTGTACACCGATCCGGCATTCCTCGACAAGCTGCGCGCCCAGTTCGAAGGCGAACCCGGCCGCGACTACCAGCTCAACTTCTGGCTCGCGCCGCCCATGACGGCCAAGCGTGACGAGAAGGGCCACCTGGTCAAGCAACGCTTCGGTCCGAACACGATGCGGATCTTCAAGGTGCTCGCCAAGCTCAAGGGCCTGCGCGGCACGGCGCTCGACATCTTCGGCAAGACCGAAGAACGCCGCACCGAGCGCGCGCTGATCGGCGAATACCGCGCGCTGGTCGATGAACTGGTGAAGGGCCTGACGGCGCAAAAGCTGGCGCAAGCCGTGGAACTGGCTCGCCTGCCGGAGGACATCCGCGGCTTCGGCCATGTGAAGGAGGCCAACCTGGCTGCGGCGCGCATCCGCTGGAACAAGCTGCTGGCCCAGTGGCGCGATCCGGCGGCGGCACAGCAGGCGGCCTGA
- the sbcB gene encoding exodeoxyribonuclease I, with protein sequence MPVTPTFLWHDYETFGAVPRRDRPAQFAGIRTDAELNEIGEPVELFCQPSNDWLPDPVSCLITGITPQQCARQGIPEYRFAQAIERELGTPGTIGVGYNTIRFDDEVTRHLFWRNLIDPYAREWQNECGRWDLLDVVRTTWALRPEGIQWPTHEDGRPSFKLEHLSKANGLVHEAAHDAVSDVRATIALARLIRNAQPRLFDFCLALRKKDRVAAEIGDAPRPLLHISGMYGVERGCMAVVWPLGGHPTNKNELIVWDLAFDPSELFDMDVATIRERMFTRAADLAEGTTRLPIKSIHINKSPIVISNMKTLQPAQAERWGIDFATIERHAAIAQGAPDMRETWRQVYARELEPIEDVDQNLYGGFVCNEDRRLLNELRTLSGEQLARLHAEFADARLPELLFRYRARNFPDTLNEEEYELWEQLRAERLFEGRDGYMTFETFGERLQQLGAEAEENGDTRAQTILQDLYDYAQQIVPG encoded by the coding sequence TTGCCTGTCACTCCCACCTTTCTCTGGCACGACTACGAAACGTTCGGTGCCGTGCCGCGCCGTGATCGCCCCGCGCAGTTTGCCGGCATCCGCACCGATGCCGAGCTGAACGAGATCGGCGAGCCGGTCGAACTGTTCTGCCAGCCTTCCAACGACTGGCTGCCCGATCCGGTGTCGTGCCTCATCACCGGCATCACGCCGCAGCAATGCGCCCGGCAAGGCATTCCGGAATACCGTTTCGCCCAGGCTATCGAGCGCGAACTCGGCACGCCCGGCACCATCGGCGTCGGCTACAACACCATCCGCTTCGACGATGAGGTGACGCGCCACCTGTTCTGGCGCAACCTGATCGACCCGTATGCTCGCGAGTGGCAGAACGAATGTGGGCGCTGGGATCTGCTCGACGTGGTGCGCACCACCTGGGCGCTGCGGCCGGAAGGCATTCAATGGCCGACCCACGAAGACGGCAGGCCCAGCTTCAAGCTGGAGCATCTGTCCAAGGCCAACGGCCTGGTGCACGAGGCCGCGCACGATGCGGTGTCCGACGTGCGGGCGACGATCGCGCTGGCGCGCCTGATTCGCAATGCGCAGCCGCGCCTGTTCGATTTCTGCCTGGCGCTGCGCAAGAAAGACCGCGTGGCGGCGGAGATTGGCGATGCGCCGCGCCCGTTGCTGCACATCTCCGGGATGTACGGCGTGGAGCGTGGCTGCATGGCCGTGGTGTGGCCGCTAGGAGGGCACCCGACCAACAAGAACGAACTGATCGTGTGGGACCTGGCGTTCGACCCGTCCGAGCTGTTCGACATGGACGTCGCCACGATCCGCGAGCGCATGTTCACGCGCGCAGCCGATCTGGCCGAAGGCACCACGCGACTGCCGATCAAGTCGATCCACATCAACAAGTCGCCCATCGTCATCAGCAACATGAAGACGCTGCAGCCCGCGCAGGCAGAACGCTGGGGCATCGACTTCGCCACGATCGAACGCCACGCCGCCATCGCCCAGGGCGCGCCCGACATGCGCGAAACATGGCGCCAGGTGTACGCCCGCGAGTTGGAGCCGATTGAAGACGTCGACCAGAACCTCTACGGCGGATTCGTCTGCAACGAGGATCGCCGCCTGCTCAATGAGCTGCGCACGCTCAGCGGCGAACAGCTCGCGCGCCTGCATGCGGAGTTTGCCGACGCACGCCTGCCGGAGCTGCTGTTCCGCTATCGCGCACGCAACTTTCCCGATACGTTGAACGAAGAGGAATACGAACTGTGGGAACAGCTTCGCGCCGAGCGGTTGTTCGAAGGCCGCGATGGCTACATGACCTTTGAGACCTTCGGCGAGCGGCTTCAGCAATTGGGCGCGGAAGCCGAGGAGAACGGCGACACGCGCGCGCAGACCATCCTGCAGGATCTGTACGACTACGCGCAGCAGATCGTGCCCGGCTGA
- a CDS encoding 2-hydroxyacid dehydrogenase codes for MRILFFSSHRYDEDSFRASLARGGYSFDLVFQRAHLEAQTASLASGFEVVCPFVNDCLDAEVLEALAAGGTRLIALRSAGFNHVVLPAAQRLGLTVVRVPAYSPHAVAEHAVGMILTLNRRLHRACNRTREGDFSLDGLLGFDLAGKTVGVVGTGQIGQVFARIMAGFGCQLLAFDPFPQASLAALGARYVPLPELLAQADIVSLHCPLNADTHHLIDASALGSMKPGAMLINTSRGGLVDSPALIDALKSGQLGHLGLDVYEEEADLFFEDRSADVLQDDVLARLLSFPNVIVTAHQAFFTREALAGIADTTLANVAAWAAGAPVNVVQA; via the coding sequence ATGCGCATTCTTTTTTTCAGCAGCCACCGTTACGACGAAGACAGCTTCCGCGCCTCACTTGCACGCGGCGGCTACAGCTTCGACCTCGTTTTCCAGCGCGCGCACCTTGAAGCGCAAACGGCGTCCCTCGCGTCCGGCTTTGAAGTGGTATGTCCGTTCGTGAATGATTGCCTCGATGCGGAAGTGCTGGAGGCGTTGGCTGCAGGCGGCACGCGCCTGATCGCGCTGCGCTCGGCCGGTTTCAACCACGTCGTTCTGCCGGCCGCACAACGCCTGGGGCTGACGGTGGTGCGCGTGCCGGCATATTCGCCCCACGCGGTGGCCGAGCATGCGGTCGGCATGATCCTCACGCTCAACCGGCGGCTGCACCGCGCCTGCAATCGCACGCGCGAAGGCGATTTTTCACTGGATGGTTTGCTGGGCTTCGACCTGGCGGGCAAGACCGTCGGTGTCGTCGGCACGGGGCAGATCGGCCAGGTGTTCGCCCGGATCATGGCGGGCTTTGGCTGCCAGTTGCTGGCATTCGATCCGTTTCCGCAGGCTTCGCTGGCGGCGCTGGGCGCGCGCTACGTGCCGCTGCCGGAATTGCTGGCGCAGGCCGATATCGTCAGCCTGCACTGCCCGCTCAACGCTGACACACACCATCTGATCGACGCCAGCGCGCTCGGCAGCATGAAGCCGGGCGCGATGCTCATCAACACGAGCCGCGGCGGCCTGGTCGACAGCCCGGCCCTGATCGACGCGCTCAAGAGCGGCCAACTCGGCCATCTGGGGCTGGACGTCTACGAAGAAGAGGCCGATCTGTTCTTCGAAGACCGCTCGGCCGACGTGCTGCAGGACGACGTGCTGGCGCGCCTGCTGAGCTTTCCCAACGTCATCGTCACCGCGCATCAGGCGTTTTTCACTCGCGAGGCGCTGGCGGGCATTGCCGACACCACGCTCGCCAACGTGGCGGCGTGGGCGGCAGGCGCACCCGTCAATGTGGTGCAGGCTTAG
- a CDS encoding HD domain-containing protein, with translation MTDPQHTAPRATFSHMEHGTREDWAAISAEFMPFARALPDRVLAHLKLLDGDCGGFPIDRLAHSLQTATLAHRDGRDEEYVVCALLHDIGDTLGSFNHPDIAAAILKPFVSPENLWMVEKHGIFQGYYFFHHLGLDRNLREQYRSQPELFERTAEFCAKYDAAAFMPDYDNLPLSFFEPMVRRVLAKPRNSIYVKEGESELSQPKAAAA, from the coding sequence ATGACCGATCCGCAACATACCGCCCCTCGCGCGACGTTCTCTCACATGGAGCACGGCACGCGCGAGGACTGGGCCGCCATCTCGGCGGAATTCATGCCGTTTGCCCGCGCTTTGCCCGACCGCGTGCTTGCGCACCTGAAGCTGCTCGACGGCGATTGCGGGGGCTTCCCGATCGATCGTCTCGCGCACTCACTGCAGACCGCGACACTCGCCCACCGCGACGGACGTGACGAAGAATACGTGGTCTGCGCGCTTCTGCACGACATTGGCGACACGCTGGGCAGCTTCAACCACCCGGACATCGCTGCGGCGATCCTCAAGCCGTTCGTGAGCCCGGAAAACCTGTGGATGGTCGAGAAGCACGGCATCTTCCAGGGCTACTACTTCTTCCACCACCTGGGGCTCGACCGCAACCTGCGCGAGCAGTATCGCAGCCAGCCTGAGCTGTTCGAGCGCACGGCCGAGTTCTGCGCCAAGTACGACGCCGCGGCCTTCATGCCCGACTATGACAACCTGCCGCTCTCGTTCTTCGAACCGATGGTGCGACGCGTGCTGGCCAAGCCGCGCAACTCCATCTACGTGAAGGAAGGCGAAAGCGAACTGTCGCAGCCAAAAGCCGCGGCAGCTTGA
- a CDS encoding Crp/Fnr family transcriptional regulator, whose protein sequence is MIGPPSPHPAAMPADASHTAPAPTPAQLAQGWLREAPADLLAEIAPSARLITYPDGECIHPHGGPAQGMFLILRGRVRISRTTDGGSELVYGMLRAGEWFGEIALIDGGGRTHSAHAQGPTTLILLGSAAFARVVSAYPAGMWALMQQLCQRIRLIFDEFEHASEMPADARLAQRLLQLARAGDGRTVAASNEELGRMLARSRQTISKYLQAWQRAGWIRCHYRTVEIVDAAALRMLVGGHAS, encoded by the coding sequence ATGATCGGACCGCCCTCGCCGCATCCTGCCGCCATGCCCGCAGACGCCTCCCATACCGCCCCGGCACCTACACCCGCGCAACTCGCGCAGGGTTGGCTGCGCGAAGCCCCTGCCGACCTGCTGGCCGAGATCGCGCCCAGCGCACGCCTGATCACCTACCCCGACGGCGAATGCATCCACCCGCACGGCGGCCCGGCGCAGGGCATGTTCCTGATCCTGCGCGGCCGCGTGCGCATCAGCCGGACGACGGACGGCGGCAGCGAACTGGTCTACGGCATGTTGCGCGCGGGTGAATGGTTTGGCGAGATCGCGCTCATCGACGGCGGCGGCCGCACGCACAGCGCCCACGCGCAGGGGCCGACCACGCTCATCCTGCTGGGCAGCGCGGCGTTTGCACGGGTGGTGTCCGCCTACCCGGCTGGCATGTGGGCGCTGATGCAGCAACTCTGCCAGCGCATCCGCCTGATCTTCGACGAGTTCGAGCACGCCAGCGAAATGCCCGCCGATGCGCGCCTCGCCCAACGCCTGCTGCAGCTCGCCCGCGCGGGCGACGGCCGCACCGTGGCGGCCAGCAATGAAGAGCTGGGCCGCATGCTGGCCCGCTCGCGGCAGACGATTTCCAAATACCTGCAGGCGTGGCAGCGCGCAGGTTGGATCCGCTGCCATTACCGGACGGTCGAAATCGTCGACGCGGCAGCTTTGCGGATGCTGGTGGGCGGCCACGCTTCCTGA
- a CDS encoding MFS transporter yields the protein MKPMFSPGSPEGRRLVLLLGLAQMVSWGTLYFSFTVFLAPMHDTLGWARPFLAGGFSVGLLVWALCSFWVGRALDRWPARRVMGSGTVLAAAGLLAWSLVSSETAFLLLWLPMGVAMATTLYDPAFVVLRQAFGDAYQRPILGLTLIAGFSSTLCIPLAQLGVEHLGWRHTLQLFALAHVLICLPIHVRLRVRPPLHALAEALDLTAPVHASAWRMVLRLPVFWAVVLAFVATSLVATVLGAHLIPLLTEKGVPTSRQLLIAALVGPAQVLGRLAMMRSRPAHPVRIAPWTYGAMAAALVLLALSSGPLLIVFALVYGAANGINTMVRAIAMPELVSRNQYATLNGLMMTPVLLAQASAPWLGALLWRASGGYAAVEWAMVGAALVALAAFAYGLRHARKRTAPNAASRSEMTQLS from the coding sequence ATGAAGCCTATGTTCTCGCCCGGCTCGCCCGAGGGCCGGCGCCTTGTGTTGCTGCTTGGCCTCGCACAGATGGTCTCGTGGGGCACGCTGTACTTCAGCTTCACCGTGTTTCTGGCGCCGATGCACGACACGCTCGGTTGGGCGCGGCCATTTCTGGCGGGCGGGTTCTCTGTTGGGCTGCTGGTCTGGGCGCTGTGCTCGTTCTGGGTCGGGCGTGCGTTGGACCGCTGGCCTGCGCGCCGCGTGATGGGCTCAGGCACCGTACTGGCGGCCGCCGGCCTGCTGGCGTGGTCCTTAGTCTCGAGCGAGACGGCCTTCCTGCTGCTCTGGCTGCCGATGGGCGTGGCGATGGCCACCACGCTCTATGACCCGGCCTTCGTCGTGCTTCGCCAGGCGTTTGGCGATGCGTATCAGCGCCCGATCCTCGGCCTCACACTGATTGCGGGGTTCTCCAGCACGCTGTGCATTCCGCTCGCGCAATTGGGCGTGGAACACCTCGGCTGGCGGCACACGCTGCAGCTATTTGCGCTGGCGCATGTGCTGATCTGCCTGCCGATCCATGTGCGACTGCGTGTGCGCCCGCCCCTGCACGCGCTGGCCGAAGCGCTCGACCTGACGGCACCGGTGCATGCCTCGGCATGGCGCATGGTGCTGCGCTTGCCAGTGTTCTGGGCGGTGGTGCTGGCCTTCGTGGCCACCAGCCTGGTCGCCACCGTGCTTGGCGCGCACCTGATTCCGCTGCTGACCGAGAAAGGCGTGCCGACCAGTCGCCAGTTGCTGATCGCCGCGCTCGTTGGGCCCGCCCAGGTACTTGGGCGGCTGGCCATGATGCGGTCGCGCCCGGCGCACCCGGTGCGCATTGCACCTTGGACGTACGGCGCCATGGCCGCCGCGCTCGTGCTGCTTGCGCTGTCCAGCGGGCCGCTGCTGATCGTGTTTGCGCTCGTCTACGGCGCGGCCAACGGCATCAACACCATGGTCCGCGCGATTGCCATGCCGGAGCTGGTATCGCGCAACCAGTACGCCACGCTCAACGGCCTGATGATGACGCCCGTGCTGCTGGCGCAGGCCAGCGCGCCATGGCTTGGCGCACTGCTCTGGCGGGCCAGCGGCGGCTATGCGGCAGTCGAGTGGGCGATGGTCGGGGCCGCCCTTGTCGCACTGGCGGCCTTCGCTTATGGATTGCGGCATGCGCGAAAACGCACGGCCCCTAACGCGGCTTCCCGCTCCGAGATGACGCAATTGTCATGA
- a CDS encoding ferritin-like domain-containing protein, whose translation MPWSIQEISYGSIDVARVRENRTLFYLVTSASFVESGSDLYAGNLAQYYADRPETAHWLTHHWEREELQHGRALRRYVEAVWPEFDWERGYARFFEEYSVTCSVDQFEPTQALEMVARCVVEMGTATFYRAIAQAAADADEPVLRDLASRISADEVRHYKHFLRFFNECNASEGVGRARVLKALASRLREIKNEDSMIALRNVLRIERGQEDVPEADVRALNSRVSALVRSYLPLDMAAKMLLKPLRLRPGFERSIRPPLVAVVRRVMLH comes from the coding sequence ATGCCGTGGTCGATCCAAGAGATCAGCTACGGCAGCATCGACGTTGCGCGCGTGCGCGAAAACCGCACGCTGTTCTACCTAGTTACGAGTGCCTCGTTTGTCGAGAGCGGCTCGGATCTCTACGCCGGCAACCTCGCTCAGTACTACGCCGATCGGCCGGAAACCGCGCACTGGCTGACCCACCACTGGGAACGCGAAGAGCTGCAGCACGGCCGCGCGTTGCGCCGCTACGTTGAAGCCGTCTGGCCCGAGTTCGACTGGGAGCGCGGCTACGCCCGCTTCTTCGAGGAATACTCGGTCACATGTTCGGTCGACCAGTTCGAACCCACGCAGGCGTTGGAAATGGTCGCACGCTGCGTCGTCGAAATGGGCACGGCCACCTTCTATCGCGCCATCGCACAGGCGGCGGCCGACGCAGATGAACCCGTGCTGCGCGACCTCGCCAGCCGCATCTCGGCCGATGAAGTCCGGCATTACAAACACTTCCTGCGTTTCTTCAACGAGTGCAACGCAAGCGAGGGCGTGGGCCGCGCGCGCGTGCTCAAGGCGCTCGCCTCGCGGCTACGCGAAATCAAGAATGAAGATTCGATGATCGCGTTGCGCAATGTGCTGCGCATCGAGCGCGGCCAGGAAGATGTGCCCGAAGCCGATGTGCGCGCCCTGAACTCGCGCGTCAGCGCGCTGGTGCGCTCCTATCTGCCGCTCGACATGGCCGCCAAGATGCTGCTCAAGCCGCTGCGCCTGCGCCCGGGGTTCGAGCGCTCGATTCGCCCCCCCCTGGTGGCCGTGGTGCGGCGCGTGATGCTGCACTGA